One genomic segment of Halomarina pelagica includes these proteins:
- a CDS encoding DUF7260 family protein has protein sequence MHRHLLAPIETARTLLDEEYEQVRVEQAAFETFAGRIRALDPEPERSRALCTVPSPRDRSLADLGSASTTREVRTAYRETVMGVEHYDRVYDESLATNLAAEVGSELAAVVREDGPLTVTVQRAIVAGADRAIRDRRAFLDALEAERDSLAGAHHEGRELTAGLARLGDSETATSTERVAVAEAVDDLLERCRRLIDARQRHVQERSIARYLDGHDLCTYLYAAGPGDWTYPVLTVTVSLYRDLTAVRSRLERR, from the coding sequence ATGCACCGCCACCTGCTCGCGCCGATCGAGACCGCACGCACCCTCCTCGACGAGGAGTACGAGCAGGTGCGCGTCGAGCAGGCCGCCTTCGAGACCTTCGCGGGGCGGATTCGCGCCCTCGACCCCGAGCCGGAGCGGTCACGGGCGCTGTGTACCGTCCCGTCTCCTCGCGATCGGTCGCTGGCCGATCTCGGTTCGGCGTCTACGACGCGAGAGGTTCGAACGGCGTACCGGGAGACGGTGATGGGCGTCGAGCACTACGACCGCGTGTACGACGAGTCGCTGGCGACGAACCTCGCTGCGGAGGTGGGATCGGAACTCGCGGCGGTCGTCCGCGAGGACGGACCGCTCACCGTGACCGTGCAACGAGCGATCGTCGCGGGTGCAGACCGCGCGATCCGCGATCGCCGGGCGTTCCTCGACGCCCTCGAGGCCGAGCGCGACTCGCTCGCCGGGGCTCACCACGAAGGCCGCGAACTCACCGCCGGACTCGCTCGGCTGGGCGACTCGGAGACCGCGACGTCGACGGAGCGCGTTGCGGTCGCGGAGGCGGTCGACGACCTGCTCGAGCGGTGTCGCCGACTGATCGACGCGCGCCAACGGCACGTCCAGGAGCGGTCGATCGCCCGGTATCTCGACGGCCACGACCTCTGCACCTACCTGTACGCGGCCGGTCCGGGCGACTGGACGTATCCCGTGCTCACCGTCACCGTCTCGCTCTACCGGGACCTCACGGCGGTACGAAGCCGTCTCGAACGCCGCTAG
- a CDS encoding aldehyde dehydrogenase family protein has translation MPETFQNYIDGEWVASETGETFEVRNPANTGEVVGRFQRSGRGDARRAVEAAKAASESWGKTPGPERGKVLRRTAERLAEREDELIETLVREEGKTTAEAAPEVGRAVDIFYYYAEKARDLGGTVKSASGQNRNLYTVREPLGVASLITPWNYPIAIPAWKIAPALATGNAVLFKPASLAPNVARKLVECLDESGLPAGVLNYVTGPGSEVGDAFTTHEDVDAVSFTGSTVVGSAVYSDATDAQKRAQTEMGGKNPTVVMPSGDVDVAVRAVGAGAFGVTGQACTACSRAVVHEAVYDEFVDRIVDYAESLEVGPGLDGADVGPQVSESELQSTLDYVEVGREEGARLVTGGEALDDGPRANGYFVQPTVFADVDPDMRIAQEEIFGPVLSVVKVSDLEEAIRVANDVEYGLSASVITTDLAEANRFVDDVEAGVVKVNEKTTGLELHVPFGGFKGSSSETYREQGDAAIDFYTISKTVYLNY, from the coding sequence ATGCCAGAGACGTTCCAGAACTACATCGACGGCGAGTGGGTCGCATCGGAGACGGGCGAGACGTTCGAGGTTCGCAACCCGGCGAACACCGGGGAGGTCGTCGGCCGGTTCCAGCGGTCCGGACGCGGGGACGCACGGCGGGCGGTCGAGGCCGCGAAGGCCGCCTCGGAGTCGTGGGGCAAGACGCCCGGTCCGGAGCGCGGGAAGGTCCTCCGCCGGACGGCCGAGCGCCTCGCGGAGCGCGAGGACGAGTTGATCGAGACGCTGGTTCGCGAGGAGGGGAAGACGACCGCCGAAGCCGCACCGGAGGTGGGGCGGGCCGTCGACATCTTCTACTACTACGCCGAGAAGGCGCGGGACCTCGGCGGCACGGTGAAATCCGCGAGCGGTCAGAACAGGAACCTCTACACCGTGCGCGAGCCGCTCGGAGTCGCCAGCCTCATCACGCCGTGGAACTACCCGATCGCGATCCCAGCGTGGAAGATCGCCCCCGCCCTGGCGACGGGGAACGCGGTCCTCTTCAAGCCCGCGTCGCTCGCGCCGAACGTCGCCCGAAAGCTGGTCGAGTGCCTGGACGAGAGCGGCCTGCCGGCCGGCGTCCTCAACTACGTGACGGGTCCCGGAAGCGAGGTGGGCGACGCCTTCACCACCCACGAGGACGTGGACGCGGTCTCGTTCACCGGCAGCACCGTCGTCGGTAGCGCGGTCTACTCCGACGCCACGGACGCCCAGAAGCGGGCGCAGACGGAGATGGGCGGGAAGAACCCGACCGTCGTGATGCCGAGCGGCGACGTGGACGTGGCGGTCCGGGCCGTCGGCGCTGGCGCGTTCGGCGTGACGGGGCAGGCGTGCACCGCGTGCTCGCGCGCCGTCGTTCACGAGGCGGTCTACGACGAGTTCGTCGATCGCATCGTCGATTACGCCGAGTCCCTCGAGGTCGGTCCCGGGCTCGACGGCGCGGACGTGGGCCCGCAGGTGAGCGAGAGCGAACTGCAGAGCACCCTCGACTACGTCGAGGTCGGACGGGAGGAAGGCGCGCGGCTCGTGACCGGCGGCGAGGCGCTCGACGACGGGCCGCGGGCGAACGGTTACTTCGTCCAGCCGACGGTGTTCGCGGACGTCGATCCCGACATGCGCATCGCCCAGGAGGAGATCTTCGGGCCGGTGCTCTCGGTGGTGAAGGTGAGCGACCTCGAGGAGGCGATCCGGGTCGCCAACGACGTCGAATACGGGCTCTCCGCGAGCGTGATCACGACCGACCTCGCCGAGGCGAACCGCTTCGTCGACGACGTCGAGGCCGGCGTGGTGAAGGTCAACGAGAAGACGACGGGGCTCGAGCTACACGTCCCCTTCGGCGGCTTCAAGGGCTCTTCGAGCGAGACCTACCGCGAGCAGGGCGACGCGGCCATCGACTTCTACACGATCTCCAAGACGGTCTACCTCAACTACTGA
- a CDS encoding DUF362 domain-containing protein, whose product MFTLPDSDRLADVNDVSIDDFPGFVLLEQERDQPRVADVAAATVEALDDIPGLDDLDEGAEVGVTGGSRGIHDMPTVLRAVVETLSDRGFEPFVFPAMGSHGGATAEGQRQMLASLGITEETMGCEIRSSLDVERVATDAEGRPIFAATDVLNADAVVLANRVKAHTDFRGDIESGLSKIAVIGIGKQRGAEVTHNAGLAKGLDEAIPERAAALFETVPIVGGVALIENADDRAAHIEGLPVDEILDREPELLARSKELLPTLPVDDLDLLVVDEIGKNISGTGMDTNVVGRMLYHGQPEPERPSYSRIYMRSLTEESHHNGIGMGLADFIHADAVGGLDLTDTYINGITGGEPARARLPVVAPTDEVAFLLAFSSTGTRDPGDMRVARIRNTLELGRFLVSEPVAAELEERDDITVVERRPLSLSDGDLPEEPYEIEG is encoded by the coding sequence ATGTTCACGTTACCGGATAGCGACAGACTGGCGGACGTCAACGACGTATCGATAGACGACTTCCCGGGGTTCGTCCTCCTCGAACAGGAGCGGGACCAGCCGCGGGTGGCGGACGTGGCGGCGGCGACCGTCGAGGCGCTCGACGACATCCCCGGCCTCGACGACCTGGACGAGGGAGCCGAGGTCGGCGTCACCGGCGGCAGTCGCGGCATTCACGACATGCCGACCGTGCTCCGGGCCGTCGTCGAGACGCTCTCCGACCGCGGGTTCGAGCCGTTCGTCTTCCCGGCGATGGGGAGCCACGGCGGCGCGACCGCCGAGGGGCAGCGCCAGATGCTCGCCTCGCTCGGCATCACGGAGGAGACGATGGGCTGTGAGATACGCTCCTCGCTCGACGTCGAGCGGGTGGCGACCGACGCGGAGGGCCGGCCGATCTTCGCCGCGACGGACGTCCTGAACGCGGACGCCGTCGTGCTGGCGAACCGGGTGAAGGCGCACACCGACTTCAGGGGAGACATCGAGAGCGGGCTCTCGAAGATCGCCGTCATCGGCATCGGCAAACAGCGCGGGGCCGAGGTGACGCACAACGCCGGGCTCGCAAAGGGGCTCGACGAGGCGATCCCGGAACGCGCGGCCGCCCTGTTCGAGACCGTGCCGATCGTCGGCGGGGTCGCTCTCATCGAGAACGCAGACGATCGCGCCGCCCACATCGAGGGACTCCCCGTGGACGAGATCCTCGACAGGGAGCCGGAGCTACTCGCCCGCTCGAAGGAACTCCTCCCCACGCTCCCCGTCGACGACCTCGATCTGCTCGTCGTCGACGAGATCGGGAAGAACATCTCCGGGACGGGGATGGACACGAACGTCGTCGGGCGGATGCTCTATCACGGGCAGCCGGAGCCGGAGCGGCCCTCCTACAGCCGCATCTACATGCGCTCGCTCACGGAGGAGTCACACCACAACGGCATCGGGATGGGGCTTGCGGATTTCATCCACGCGGACGCGGTCGGCGGCCTCGACCTCACGGACACCTACATCAACGGCATCACCGGCGGGGAGCCCGCCCGCGCCCGGCTCCCGGTCGTCGCCCCGACGGACGAGGTCGCGTTCCTGCTCGCGTTCTCCTCGACGGGCACGCGCGACCCCGGCGACATGCGCGTCGCCCGCATCCGAAACACCCTCGAACTGGGTCGCTTCCTCGTCTCCGAACCCGTCGCCGCCGAACTCGAGGAACGCGACGACATCACCGTCGTCGAACGACGACCGCTCTCGCTCTCCGACGGAGACCTCCCCGAGGAGCCCTACGAGATCGAAGGATGA
- a CDS encoding mandelate racemase/muconate lactonizing enzyme family protein, with protein MRDYSNHATNRVPERDVRITDIETCVVKGNFEWNLVRVHTDAGVTGIGESYRGGGVTAVVEYMKRFLVGENPLDVERLFRRMVQETSGHSGTTGKVVTAATGIEIALWDIAGKVLDVPVYQLLGGKYRDEVRIYCDCHAGEAFATDAGYHSPASEDAYSVEAYAEEAARVADMGFSALKFDLDQPFDNHPDPYNGRVSNAAVQRKVDTVEAIRDEIGYEIDLAFDIHWDYSMDSAKRMCRKLEPFDLMWLEDPVPPENMEAQREITRASRVPIATGENRFRVHEFKHLLYDFGVDVITPDPSTCGGLAESKAIANRAEENYIVFSPHNVCGPIGTMACVHLGACVPNFDVLEYHALEVDWWDDLHDREDPLIEDGYIEVPEAPGLGIELNEEVAREHLHDPGTMFA; from the coding sequence ATGCGAGACTATTCCAACCACGCCACGAACCGCGTGCCGGAGCGCGACGTACGGATAACCGACATCGAGACCTGCGTCGTCAAGGGTAACTTCGAGTGGAACCTCGTCAGAGTCCACACCGACGCCGGCGTCACCGGCATCGGCGAGTCCTACCGCGGCGGCGGGGTCACCGCCGTCGTGGAGTATATGAAGCGGTTCCTCGTCGGCGAGAACCCCCTGGACGTCGAGCGGCTCTTCCGGCGGATGGTCCAGGAGACCTCCGGCCACAGCGGCACCACGGGCAAGGTCGTCACCGCGGCGACCGGCATCGAGATCGCGCTGTGGGACATCGCCGGCAAGGTGCTCGACGTCCCCGTCTACCAGTTGCTCGGCGGCAAGTACCGCGACGAGGTCCGCATCTACTGCGACTGCCACGCCGGGGAGGCCTTCGCGACCGACGCCGGATACCACTCGCCGGCCTCCGAGGACGCCTACTCGGTCGAGGCGTACGCCGAGGAGGCCGCCCGGGTCGCCGACATGGGCTTTTCCGCCCTGAAGTTCGACCTCGACCAGCCGTTCGACAACCACCCCGACCCGTACAACGGGCGCGTCTCGAACGCCGCCGTCCAGCGGAAGGTCGACACCGTCGAGGCCATCCGCGACGAGATCGGCTACGAGATCGACCTCGCCTTCGACATCCACTGGGACTACTCGATGGACAGCGCGAAACGGATGTGCCGGAAGCTCGAACCGTTCGATCTGATGTGGCTCGAGGACCCCGTGCCGCCGGAGAACATGGAGGCTCAGCGCGAGATAACGCGGGCCTCCCGGGTCCCCATCGCCACGGGCGAGAACCGCTTCCGCGTCCACGAGTTCAAGCACCTGCTGTACGACTTCGGGGTCGACGTCATCACGCCCGACCCGTCGACGTGCGGCGGCCTCGCCGAGTCGAAGGCCATCGCCAACCGCGCCGAGGAGAACTACATCGTGTTCTCGCCGCACAACGTCTGCGGTCCCATCGGTACGATGGCGTGCGTCCACCTCGGCGCGTGCGTCCCCAACTTCGACGTCCTCGAGTACCACGCGCTCGAGGTCGACTGGTGGGACGACCTCCACGACCGCGAGGACCCCCTCATCGAGGACGGCTACATCGAGGTTCCCGAGGCCCCGGGCCTCGGTATCGAACTGAACGAGGAGGTCGCACGGGAACACCTCCACGACCCGGGCACGATGTTCGCGTAG
- a CDS encoding D-2-hydroxyacid dehydrogenase, whose amino-acid sequence MADSPDVAVLRRAAHGLSTESLADELRERLPGYEVARAATPAAERELVAGAPVVVGHGLRDDLLEAAEALELFACCSAGVDHLPLAELEARGVVVTNASGVHGPNIAEHVVGTVLVFVRNLHVGWERQRNREWRHYQGFHRELSQSTVTVVGLGAIGRAVAERLEPFGAHTIGIRYTPEKGGPTDEVLGFGEEDFHDALSRTDYLVLACPLTETTRGLVDDAAFETLPSEAVVVNVGRGPIVDTEALTDAIKGNALRGAALDVTDPEPLPADHDLWRMGNVHITPHNSGYTPQYYPRVADILARNLETVEETGSYDDVENRVA is encoded by the coding sequence ATGGCTGACTCGCCGGACGTCGCGGTTCTGCGTCGGGCGGCCCACGGGCTGTCGACGGAGTCGCTGGCCGACGAACTCCGCGAACGGTTGCCCGGGTACGAGGTGGCCAGGGCGGCGACGCCCGCGGCGGAACGCGAACTCGTCGCCGGGGCACCGGTCGTCGTCGGTCACGGGCTGCGCGACGACCTGCTCGAGGCCGCCGAGGCGCTGGAGCTGTTCGCCTGCTGTTCGGCGGGCGTCGACCACCTCCCGCTCGCCGAACTCGAGGCGCGCGGCGTCGTCGTCACGAACGCCTCGGGGGTCCACGGCCCGAACATCGCCGAACACGTCGTCGGCACCGTCCTCGTCTTCGTGCGCAACCTCCACGTCGGCTGGGAGCGGCAGCGAAACCGCGAGTGGCGACACTACCAGGGGTTTCACCGCGAACTGAGCCAGAGCACCGTCACCGTCGTCGGTCTCGGTGCCATCGGGCGGGCCGTCGCCGAACGGCTCGAGCCGTTCGGCGCTCACACCATCGGGATCCGGTACACGCCGGAGAAGGGCGGGCCGACCGACGAGGTGCTCGGCTTCGGCGAGGAGGACTTCCACGACGCGCTGTCCCGCACGGACTACCTCGTCCTCGCCTGCCCGCTGACCGAGACGACCCGCGGCCTCGTCGACGACGCGGCGTTCGAGACGCTCCCCTCGGAGGCCGTCGTCGTCAACGTCGGCCGCGGCCCGATCGTCGACACGGAGGCGCTGACGGACGCGATCAAGGGCAACGCGCTCCGCGGGGCGGCGCTCGACGTGACCGACCCCGAACCGCTCCCGGCGGACCACGACCTCTGGCGGATGGGGAACGTCCACATCACGCCGCACAACTCCGGCTACACGCCGCAGTACTACCCCCGCGTCGCCGACATCCTCGCTCGAAACCTCGAGACGGTCGAGGAGACCGGGTCGTACGACGACGTCGAGAACCGGGTCGCGTAG
- a CDS encoding DUF362 domain-containing protein, which translates to MEFPDADTAEAALPDVAFPSFHEVRYDPPAPTLDDVGAAARRELDALPLEGLDAGATVAVGLGSRGITDVVPVARAVVAELRARALEPIVVPAMGSHGGATAEGQRRTLAGIGLTEESLGCPIDPRMDTEHLGTSAVGGEVHHSTAALDADAVLVINRVKAHTNFDGRFESGLCKMLTVGLGKQVGAKEFHETALVEGYEAAIEAALDVVTEHSPVVGGVAIVENFFDETALVEGVPVSALPDRETGLLERAYEYMPTLPYDELDVLVVDEIGKDVSGAGMDTNVIGRYRVLNADEPESPDVKRIVVRGLTEATHGNGNGIGLADVTTAAAVEELDLHQVYTNALTSGSLSKARLPVVLPNDRLALLAAVSTIGPYDPETVRIAWIRDTSHLSSFRVSAALAAEEPDHVEVVGPAPLSFPGGSAQFD; encoded by the coding sequence ATGGAATTTCCGGACGCGGACACGGCCGAGGCGGCACTTCCGGACGTGGCGTTCCCGTCGTTCCACGAGGTGCGGTACGATCCGCCCGCGCCGACGCTCGACGACGTCGGTGCGGCCGCCCGGCGCGAACTCGACGCCCTGCCGCTCGAGGGCCTCGACGCGGGGGCGACGGTCGCCGTCGGCCTCGGCAGTCGCGGCATCACGGACGTCGTCCCCGTCGCGCGGGCGGTCGTCGCGGAACTGCGGGCGCGCGCCCTCGAACCGATCGTCGTCCCGGCGATGGGGAGCCACGGCGGTGCGACCGCCGAGGGCCAGCGGCGGACGCTCGCGGGCATCGGCCTCACCGAGGAGTCGCTCGGCTGTCCGATCGACCCGCGGATGGACACCGAGCACCTCGGAACCTCGGCGGTCGGCGGGGAGGTCCACCACTCGACGGCCGCCCTGGACGCGGACGCGGTGCTCGTGATCAACCGCGTGAAGGCCCACACGAACTTCGACGGCCGATTCGAGAGCGGTCTCTGCAAGATGCTGACCGTCGGTCTCGGCAAACAGGTCGGCGCGAAGGAGTTCCACGAGACGGCGCTCGTCGAGGGCTACGAGGCGGCCATCGAGGCGGCGCTGGACGTCGTCACCGAGCACTCGCCCGTCGTCGGCGGCGTCGCCATCGTCGAGAACTTCTTCGACGAGACGGCGCTCGTCGAGGGGGTCCCCGTCTCGGCGCTGCCGGACCGGGAGACGGGACTGCTCGAACGCGCCTACGAGTACATGCCGACGCTCCCGTACGACGAACTCGACGTGCTCGTCGTCGACGAGATCGGCAAGGACGTCTCGGGTGCCGGGATGGACACGAACGTCATCGGTCGCTACCGGGTGCTCAACGCCGACGAACCCGAGTCGCCCGACGTGAAGCGCATCGTCGTCCGCGGGCTGACCGAGGCGACGCACGGCAACGGCAACGGCATCGGCCTCGCGGACGTCACGACGGCCGCCGCCGTCGAGGAACTGGACCTCCACCAGGTCTACACGAACGCGCTCACGAGCGGGTCGCTCTCGAAGGCGCGACTGCCGGTCGTGCTCCCGAACGACCGCCTCGCGCTGCTGGCGGCGGTGTCGACGATCGGCCCGTACGACCCCGAGACGGTCCGCATCGCCTGGATCCGCGACACGTCACACCTCTCGTCGTTCCGGGTGTCGGCCGCGCTCGCGGCCGAGGAACCGGACCACGTCGAGGTGGTCGGCCCCGCGCCGCTGTCCTTCCCCGGCGGCAGTGCGCAGTTCGACTGA
- a CDS encoding SDR family oxidoreductase: protein MDLEIEGDAALVSASSSGLGKASAIALAREGANVVLNGRDEDRLADAVAEVEAEATGDVVGVAGDLTSGADVTTLVERTVEEFGGLDHLVTSAGGPPSGPFLETDDEDWYDAYDLLVMSVVRLVREAAPHLRAGEGGTVVTITSRSVKEAIDSLVLSNSVRMGVIGLEKTLSTELAPEVRANAVLPGAHETARIRELVEQGVERGEYESYEAGLRERGQANPLGRIGDPMELGDTVAFLSSPRSGYINGEAVLVDGGQSRGNL from the coding sequence ATGGATCTCGAAATCGAAGGTGACGCGGCGCTCGTGTCGGCGTCGAGCAGCGGTCTCGGAAAGGCGTCCGCCATCGCGCTCGCGCGGGAGGGGGCGAACGTCGTCCTCAACGGCCGCGACGAGGATCGACTCGCCGACGCCGTCGCGGAGGTGGAGGCGGAGGCGACGGGCGACGTCGTCGGCGTCGCCGGCGACCTGACCAGCGGGGCGGACGTCACGACCCTCGTCGAGCGGACGGTCGAGGAGTTCGGCGGTCTCGATCACCTCGTCACGTCCGCGGGCGGCCCGCCGAGCGGTCCGTTCCTCGAGACGGACGACGAGGACTGGTACGACGCCTACGACCTGCTCGTGATGAGCGTCGTCCGACTCGTCCGCGAGGCGGCTCCGCACCTCCGTGCGGGCGAGGGCGGCACCGTCGTCACCATCACCTCCCGGAGCGTCAAGGAGGCCATCGACTCGCTCGTGCTGTCGAACTCGGTCCGCATGGGCGTCATCGGCCTGGAGAAGACGCTCTCTACGGAACTCGCGCCCGAGGTGCGCGCGAACGCCGTCCTGCCGGGGGCACACGAGACGGCCCGCATCCGGGAACTGGTCGAGCAGGGCGTCGAACGCGGCGAGTACGAGAGCTACGAGGCCGGTCTGCGGGAGCGCGGGCAGGCCAACCCGCTCGGGCGCATCGGCGACCCGATGGAACTGGGCGACACCGTGGCCTTCCTCTCGTCGCCCAGGTCGGGCTACATCAACGGCGAGGCCGTCCTCGTCGACGGCGGGCAGAGCCGGGGCAACCTGTAG
- a CDS encoding cupin domain-containing protein has product MESVHFDRAETYEPEEGWRRVEMAGSEAFSFEWFEKPPGHSSPMHDHENEQVCMVLAGELTIHTEDDEVTLGPYDSVWLEPWERHRVENTGDERAVGVDVFAPGRSFDFWLDRE; this is encoded by the coding sequence ATGGAATCAGTGCACTTCGACCGGGCGGAGACCTACGAACCCGAGGAGGGCTGGCGACGCGTCGAGATGGCCGGCTCCGAGGCGTTCTCGTTCGAGTGGTTCGAGAAGCCGCCGGGACACTCCTCTCCCATGCACGACCACGAGAACGAACAGGTCTGCATGGTGCTCGCGGGCGAACTCACCATCCACACCGAGGACGACGAGGTGACGCTCGGTCCCTACGACTCGGTGTGGCTCGAACCGTGGGAGCGCCACCGCGTCGAGAACACCGGCGACGAGCGGGCCGTCGGCGTCGACGTCTTCGCGCCGGGGCGGTCGTTCGACTTCTGGCTGGACCGGGAGTGA
- a CDS encoding enolase C-terminal domain-like protein, with product MVPTITRIESTEFSYPVEDLGYSPNGFSLVYEPGNTLERKLFGLRVHTDAGVTGEYVGGNSPAFAQVNLVADYLVGKNPLHREKHWSEMKRALRKYDRMGIGPLDIALWDFAGKYYDAPIHELLGTYRRRIPTYASTYQGDRNGGLDSPAAFADFAETCRDMGYPAYKMHVWGGEWRDADELVEAVRAVGERVGDEMDLMLDPACELETFADALRVGKACDEAGFLWYEDPYRDGGISQHAHRKLRQHLDTPILQTEHVRGLEPFTDFVATEATDFVRADPEYDGGITGAIKRARIAEGFGLDCEFHAPGPAQRQCIAAIRNTNYYEMALVHPDVPNTQPPVYLDGYADMLDAIDGDGTVEVPDGPGLGVTYDWDYVEENALGGRVYE from the coding sequence ATGGTGCCGACCATCACGCGAATCGAGTCGACGGAGTTCAGCTACCCCGTCGAGGACCTCGGCTACTCGCCGAACGGGTTCAGCCTCGTGTACGAACCGGGGAACACGCTGGAGCGCAAGCTGTTCGGGCTGCGGGTGCACACCGACGCGGGGGTGACCGGCGAGTACGTCGGCGGTAACTCCCCCGCGTTCGCGCAGGTGAACCTGGTCGCGGACTACCTCGTCGGGAAGAACCCGCTCCACCGCGAGAAACACTGGTCGGAGATGAAACGCGCCCTCCGCAAGTACGACCGGATGGGGATCGGCCCGCTCGACATCGCGCTGTGGGACTTCGCGGGGAAGTACTACGACGCGCCGATCCACGAGCTGCTCGGCACCTACCGCCGGCGCATTCCGACCTACGCCTCGACGTACCAGGGCGACCGCAACGGCGGGCTGGACTCGCCGGCGGCGTTCGCCGACTTCGCCGAGACGTGTCGCGACATGGGGTATCCCGCGTACAAGATGCACGTCTGGGGCGGCGAGTGGCGCGACGCCGACGAACTCGTCGAGGCCGTCCGCGCGGTCGGCGAGCGCGTCGGCGACGAGATGGACCTGATGCTCGACCCCGCGTGCGAACTGGAGACGTTCGCCGACGCGTTGCGGGTGGGGAAGGCCTGCGACGAGGCGGGGTTCCTCTGGTACGAGGACCCCTACCGCGACGGCGGCATCTCCCAGCACGCCCACCGCAAACTCAGACAGCACCTCGACACCCCCATCCTCCAGACCGAACACGTCCGAGGGCTGGAGCCGTTCACCGACTTCGTCGCGACGGAGGCGACCGACTTCGTGCGGGCGGACCCCGAGTACGACGGCGGCATCACCGGCGCGATCAAGCGCGCCCGGATCGCGGAGGGGTTCGGGCTGGACTGTGAGTTTCACGCGCCGGGGCCCGCCCAGCGCCAGTGTATCGCCGCCATCCGCAACACCAACTACTACGAGATGGCCCTCGTCCACCCGGACGTCCCGAACACGCAACCTCCGGTGTACCTCGACGGGTACGCCGACATGCTCGACGCGATCGACGGCGACGGGACGGTCGAAGTGCCCGACGGTCCCGGTCTCGGCGTCACCTACGACTGGGATTACGTCGAGGAGAACGCGCTCGGCGGGCGCGTCTACGAGTAG
- a CDS encoding aldo/keto reductase, with product MEYATLGTTGLEVSRICLGCMSFGTSDWREWVLDEDESVEIIDRAVDLGINFFDTANMYSLGESERVLGKALEGRREESVVATKVFNPMREDDPNAKGLSRKAIEQELDASLDRLGMETVDLYQTHRWDDDTPIEQTLRALDDAVRRGKVRYLGASSMWAHQFAEALATSDRLGLDRFLTMQNHYNLAYREEEREMLPLCAKEDVGVIPWSPLARGYLTRPAEAIDATTRGGSERRMYEHPYREGGGREVNERVEALADEKGVKMAQIALAWLLHKDWVTAPIVGTTSVEHLEDAVEALDISLSRRDMDYLEEPYEPVRVSGHE from the coding sequence ATGGAGTACGCGACGCTCGGTACCACGGGACTCGAAGTATCGAGGATCTGTCTCGGCTGTATGAGCTTCGGAACCAGCGACTGGCGCGAGTGGGTGCTCGACGAGGACGAGAGCGTCGAGATCATCGACCGGGCGGTCGACCTCGGTATCAACTTCTTCGATACGGCGAACATGTACTCGCTGGGCGAGTCAGAGCGCGTCCTCGGGAAGGCACTCGAGGGGCGACGCGAGGAGTCGGTCGTCGCGACGAAGGTGTTCAACCCGATGCGGGAGGACGACCCGAACGCGAAGGGGCTGTCGCGGAAGGCCATCGAGCAGGAACTGGACGCCTCGCTCGATCGCCTCGGGATGGAGACTGTCGATCTCTATCAGACGCACCGCTGGGACGACGACACGCCCATCGAGCAGACCCTGCGGGCGCTCGACGACGCGGTCCGACGCGGGAAGGTCCGCTACCTGGGAGCGAGTTCGATGTGGGCCCACCAGTTCGCGGAGGCGCTCGCCACGAGCGACCGACTGGGTCTCGACCGATTCCTGACGATGCAGAACCACTACAACCTCGCGTACCGGGAGGAGGAACGCGAGATGCTCCCGCTGTGCGCGAAGGAGGACGTCGGCGTCATTCCGTGGTCGCCGCTCGCCCGGGGATACCTCACGCGCCCGGCCGAGGCCATCGACGCCACGACCCGCGGGGGATCGGAGCGGCGAATGTACGAACACCCCTACCGGGAGGGCGGCGGGAGGGAGGTGAACGAACGCGTCGAAGCGCTCGCGGACGAGAAGGGCGTGAAGATGGCGCAGATCGCCCTCGCGTGGTTGCTCCACAAGGACTGGGTGACGGCACCCATCGTCGGAACGACGAGCGTCGAACACCTCGAAGACGCCGTCGAGGCGCTCGATATCTCGCTGTCGAGACGCGATATGGACTACCTCGAAGAGCCGTACGAACCGGTCCGCGTCTCCGGTCACGAGTGA